The proteins below come from a single Salvelinus fontinalis isolate EN_2023a chromosome 1, ASM2944872v1, whole genome shotgun sequence genomic window:
- the LOC129854583 gene encoding peroxiredoxin-like 2A, with protein sequence MVTANQALKAVGLFIACLLKSITDLFLTKPLWASLKVLEDTDLRATGGIHETYKAKALWEKTGAVIMVVRRPGCLLCREELSSLKPQLEELGIPLLAVFKENIGQELDAFKTFFTGEVYVDQKRALYGPVEHYIFLSALLRIGVWRSLWRANRKGCTGNIIKGEGLLLGRVFVIGPEDQGILLEHREKEFGDKVNPIQDGLATAK encoded by the exons ATGGTGACTGCTAACCAGGCTCTGAAGGCAGTAGGCCTGTTCATAGCTTGTCTACTGAAGTCTATCACAGACCTGTTCCTCACCAAGCCTTTGTGGGCCAGCCTGAAGGTTCTGGAGGACACTGACCTAAGGGCCACCGGAGGAA tTCATGAGACATATAAGGCCAAAGCTCTGTGGGAGAAGACTGGGGCAGTGATCATGGTGGTACGACGCCCTGGATGCTTGTTGTGCAGAGAG gaGCTGTCCTCTCTGAAGCCCCAGCTAGAGGAGTTGGGGATCCCTCTCTTAGCCGTGTTCAAAGAGAACATTGGCCAAGAGCTGGACGCCTTCAAGACATTTTTTACTGGGGAAGTCTATGTAGACCAAAAG AGAGCATTATACGGTCCTGTGGAGCATTATATATTCCTGTCTGCGTTGCTGCGTATCGGGGTGTGGAGAAGCCTGTGGAGGGCCAATAGGAAGGGCTGCACAGGAAATATAATCAAAGGAGAAGGTCTTTTACTGGGGAGAGTGTTCGTCATTGGGCCCGAAGATCAG GGAATTCTGCTTGAGCACCGTGAGAAGGAGTTTGGGGATAAAGTCAACCCAATTCAAGATGGCTTGGCTACTGCGAAATAG